The Acidobacteriota bacterium genome has a window encoding:
- a CDS encoding thioesterase family protein has protein sequence MKSGAFEFKLTRRVEFSDTDMAGIMHFSNFFRFMEAAEQAFFRSLGFSIHDTRRRPVVGWPRVHASCDFRHPLRFEDLVEIHLQVAEKRERSLVYSFTFRRLNDPASPPVARGKLVVACVSRPEPQGPMTSITIPRSISEKIGVAPGL, from the coding sequence ATGAAGAGCGGAGCCTTCGAATTCAAGTTGACCCGCCGGGTGGAATTTTCCGACACCGACATGGCGGGTATCATGCACTTTTCCAACTTCTTTCGCTTTATGGAGGCGGCGGAGCAGGCCTTCTTCCGGTCCCTGGGATTTTCGATACACGACACCCGGAGACGTCCGGTAGTCGGCTGGCCGCGTGTTCACGCAAGCTGCGATTTTCGTCACCCTCTCCGTTTCGAAGACCTGGTCGAGATACACCTGCAGGTGGCGGAAAAGAGGGAACGCTCCCTGGTCTATTCCTTTACTTTTCGTCGGTTGAACGACCCGGCATCCCCGCCAGTCGCCCGGGGCAAGCTGGTGGTGGCCTGTGTCTCCAGGCCCGAACCCCAGGGTCCCATGACTTCGATTACCATTCCCAGGTCCATCAGCGAAAAGATCGGGGTGGCGCCGGGGTTGTGA
- a CDS encoding NAD(P)/FAD-dependent oxidoreductase has product MNSGDDTFQRHDPFDAIVVGGGPAGATAGAFLAQKGWRVLLLEKERFPRYRIGESLMPYCYFTLERLGVIDKIKSSHFPRKYSVQFVSTQGTVSTPFYFFEHFNHEAATTWQVLRSEFDQMLLDNARQKGVEIREGTRAIETVEGQGAVAGVRAIDSQGRKHEFRAPLTLDASGRDVFSMTRNRWKVRDPSLNKIAIWTYYRAARRDPGLDEGATTVAYLPQKGWFWYIPLPEDRVSVGIVAEKEYLYRNTRDPQAIFQGEIGTNPWIRDHLGPGRQEGRYWVTGEYSYRSRYCAANGLVLVGDAFAFLDPVFSSGVFLALRGGELAAEAADRALASGDCSAAMFDGYGKEITRGLEAMRKLVYAFYDQEFSFRAFIERFPQLRGDLTDCLIGNLFRDLQPLFDGVAEFAAPPEPLSHGKALIEAR; this is encoded by the coding sequence ATGAATTCCGGAGACGACACTTTCCAGCGGCACGATCCGTTCGACGCCATCGTTGTGGGCGGGGGGCCGGCCGGAGCCACCGCCGGGGCCTTTCTGGCCCAGAAGGGGTGGCGAGTCCTGCTTCTGGAGAAGGAGCGCTTTCCCCGTTATCGCATCGGCGAGTCCCTGATGCCCTACTGCTATTTCACCCTGGAGCGGCTGGGGGTCATCGACAAGATCAAGAGTTCCCATTTCCCCAGGAAGTACAGCGTCCAGTTTGTCAGCACCCAGGGCACCGTCTCGACCCCCTTCTATTTCTTCGAGCATTTCAATCACGAAGCGGCCACCACCTGGCAGGTCTTGCGCAGCGAGTTCGACCAGATGCTGCTCGACAACGCTCGCCAAAAGGGAGTGGAGATTCGGGAGGGAACCCGGGCCATCGAGACGGTGGAAGGGCAGGGGGCGGTAGCCGGGGTGCGGGCCATTGACAGCCAGGGCCGGAAGCACGAGTTCCGGGCGCCCCTGACCCTGGATGCCAGCGGTCGCGACGTCTTCAGCATGACGCGCAACCGCTGGAAGGTGCGCGACCCCAGTTTGAACAAGATTGCGATCTGGACCTACTACCGGGCGGCTCGGCGAGACCCGGGGTTGGACGAAGGAGCCACCACGGTGGCCTATCTTCCCCAAAAAGGATGGTTCTGGTACATCCCTCTACCCGAGGACCGGGTGAGCGTGGGCATCGTCGCCGAAAAGGAATACCTCTACCGGAATACCCGCGATCCGCAGGCCATTTTTCAGGGTGAGATCGGCACCAACCCCTGGATCCGGGATCACCTGGGCCCCGGACGGCAGGAAGGGCGCTATTGGGTGACCGGGGAATACTCCTATCGATCCAGGTATTGCGCGGCCAACGGTCTGGTGCTGGTCGGCGACGCCTTCGCTTTCCTGGATCCGGTCTTTTCCTCCGGGGTCTTTCTGGCCTTGAGGGGCGGGGAACTGGCGGCCGAAGCCGCCGATCGCGCTCTGGCCTCGGGTGACTGTTCCGCCGCTATGTTCGATGGCTACGGGAAAGAGATCACGCGCGGACTGGAGGCGATGCGGAAGCTGGTCTATGCCTTCTACGACCAGGAATTCAGCTTTCGGGCCTTCATCGAGCGATTTCCTCAACTGCGTGGGGATCTGACCGATTGTTTGATCGGCAACCTCTTTCGTGATCTGCAGCCGCTGTTCGACGGCGTTGCCGAGTTTGCCGCACCGCCCGAGCCCCTGTCTCATGGCAAGGCACTGATCGAGGCGCGATGA